A single genomic interval of Stieleria maiorica harbors:
- a CDS encoding outer membrane protein assembly factor BamB family protein, with amino-acid sequence MRSTAAVLLVTVFTVTSFASNWPEFRGPSGDGQAGDADLPVAIDDSVVKWKTPIHGKGWSSPVVWGEQIWLTTATEDGTKMSVLCVDRKSGAIVHDKVLMENESPAFCHPMNSYATPTPVIEAGRVYIHFGSYLTACLDTANAEVIWKREDLECDHHRGPASSPILHDGKLFIAYDGYDVQYVVALDKETGETVWKKERQIDYGTNDGDRMKAYCTGHVITVNGQEQLVYPSAVATIAYDPSGGDTLWTVYHEGMNASARPLYGDGLVFITNGMGSMVAVRPDGKGDVTGTHIEWSGRKSVAKKSSQLLVDGLLYMNSDDGVVTARDPRTGDVVWQERAGGSFAASPIYAGGRIYAFSTEGDILTIKPGQDYQELAKTKLGDGFMASPAVVDDQLILRSKSHLYLIER; translated from the coding sequence ATGCGCAGCACCGCCGCCGTCCTCCTGGTGACAGTCTTCACTGTCACGTCATTTGCATCCAACTGGCCCGAATTCCGAGGCCCTTCCGGCGATGGCCAAGCCGGCGACGCGGACCTGCCCGTCGCGATCGACGATTCGGTCGTCAAATGGAAGACGCCGATCCACGGTAAAGGATGGTCATCGCCGGTGGTGTGGGGCGAGCAGATCTGGTTGACGACGGCCACCGAGGACGGCACGAAAATGTCCGTCCTGTGTGTCGACCGCAAAAGCGGTGCGATCGTGCACGACAAGGTGCTGATGGAAAACGAATCGCCGGCCTTTTGTCACCCGATGAACAGCTACGCGACGCCGACACCGGTGATCGAAGCCGGGCGCGTTTACATCCACTTCGGCAGCTACCTGACGGCTTGCCTGGACACCGCCAATGCCGAAGTGATTTGGAAACGCGAGGACCTGGAATGTGATCACCACCGCGGCCCCGCGTCGTCGCCGATCCTGCACGACGGCAAACTGTTCATCGCCTATGACGGTTACGATGTCCAGTATGTCGTCGCGCTCGATAAAGAAACGGGCGAAACAGTCTGGAAAAAAGAACGCCAGATCGACTACGGCACCAACGACGGCGACCGGATGAAAGCGTATTGCACCGGCCATGTGATCACCGTCAACGGTCAAGAGCAACTCGTCTACCCCAGCGCCGTGGCAACGATCGCCTATGATCCGTCGGGCGGTGACACCCTGTGGACGGTCTATCACGAAGGCATGAACGCCTCGGCGCGGCCGTTGTACGGTGATGGGCTGGTGTTCATCACCAACGGCATGGGTTCGATGGTCGCCGTCCGTCCCGACGGCAAGGGAGACGTGACGGGGACACACATCGAGTGGTCCGGTCGAAAAAGTGTCGCCAAGAAGTCGTCCCAGTTGCTCGTCGACGGTTTGCTGTACATGAACAGCGACGACGGCGTTGTCACCGCTCGCGACCCAAGGACCGGCGACGTGGTTTGGCAAGAACGCGCCGGCGGTTCCTTCGCCGCCTCACCGATCTACGCCGGCGGCCGGATTTATGCCTTCAGCACCGAAGGCGACATCCTGACCATCAAGCCCGGCCAAGATTATCAGGAATTGGCCAAGACGAAACTCGGCGACGGCTTCATGGCCTCCCCCGCCGTCGTCGACGACCAACTGATCCTACGCAGCAAGTCGCATCTGTATTTGATCGAGCGGTGA
- a CDS encoding TVP38/TMEM64 family protein — MRELFRTLPLMCVVLLVPVLPFLFFGGQLEDWLRGVAEDPPSVAATAALVIGLLATDILLPIPSSVVSTLSGWQLGWWRGTLATWVGMNLGAVIGFALARRWGQPFALWFSSGKDLDRMREVSERYGPLVLVLTRAMPVFAEASVLISGIHQLSWRRFLPAILLSNLGIAIAYSALGEYAQRHQWLPFALGVSIGLPVLIAAAAKRWLPE, encoded by the coding sequence ATGCGTGAATTGTTCCGCACGTTGCCGTTGATGTGCGTCGTTTTGTTGGTTCCGGTCTTGCCGTTCCTGTTTTTCGGCGGCCAATTGGAAGATTGGCTGCGCGGTGTCGCCGAAGATCCGCCGTCGGTCGCCGCGACCGCGGCTTTGGTGATCGGGTTGCTGGCAACGGACATCTTGCTGCCGATTCCTTCCAGCGTGGTCAGCACGCTGAGCGGTTGGCAACTCGGGTGGTGGCGGGGAACGCTGGCAACTTGGGTGGGAATGAATCTTGGCGCCGTGATCGGCTTTGCGTTGGCCCGGCGTTGGGGCCAGCCCTTCGCGTTGTGGTTTTCCAGCGGCAAAGATCTTGATCGGATGCGCGAGGTCAGCGAGCGTTACGGACCGCTGGTGCTGGTGCTGACGCGGGCGATGCCGGTGTTCGCCGAAGCGAGCGTGTTGATTTCGGGAATCCATCAGCTTTCCTGGCGGAGATTCCTGCCGGCGATCCTGCTGAGCAACCTGGGCATCGCGATCGCCTATTCGGCCCTCGGTGAATACGCCCAACGTCACCAGTGGCTGCCGTTCGCGCTGGGCGTGTCGAT
- a CDS encoding pyridoxamine 5'-phosphate oxidase family protein, with product MTKPQPEPIAPGQVVGLAKAVLKQDRFPYLASIDGDQPRVRPVSPVRTDGFTVYVANLRSYHKTGEIAANPKVELCYLNDSHDQVRITGVAAVLDDADVMQQIWDANPLLRNYLGSIDNPELIVYRVDPVQVRFMREWALEYHEVDFRQAGDA from the coding sequence ATGACCAAGCCCCAGCCCGAACCGATCGCGCCCGGCCAAGTCGTCGGGCTTGCCAAAGCGGTCTTGAAACAGGATCGCTTTCCCTATTTGGCGTCGATCGACGGCGATCAACCCCGCGTTCGTCCCGTCTCGCCGGTCCGCACCGACGGGTTCACCGTTTATGTGGCCAATTTGCGGAGCTATCACAAAACCGGGGAAATCGCGGCCAACCCGAAAGTCGAGCTGTGTTACTTGAACGACAGCCACGACCAGGTTCGCATCACCGGGGTTGCTGCCGTCTTGGATGACGCGGATGTCATGCAACAAATTTGGGACGCGAATCCGTTGCTGCGGAATTACTTGGGATCGATCGACAATCCCGAGCTGATCGTTTATCGCGTCGATCCGGTTCAGGTCCGCTTCATGCGTGAGTGGGCGTTGGAGTATCACGAGGTGGATTTCCGACAGGCCGGTGATGCGTGA
- a CDS encoding SGNH/GDSL hydrolase family protein — MSLRSVYLVYTLFLAGFVSQAIVTRAQQPATDTATWQYSADQLRPFWLSDVVEQEPVLFVRDPESGEARGTLLFPIDEILTMRSSSGDITYQQGVDYQFTPGSRPIVIPAGSRVVTTPPSDLRRPANSQKHRLTHRDGNGEILFGANLEYHRMQTHVTYKKADASWPPSIPAFNPDSLPRTLEKLRRQKPLSIVLLGDSISTGCNASLWGGGAPFQPAYQDLLVEHLRRHYQTEVTLTNLSVGGQSTPWGISMIDQVTPHDPDLVILAFGMNDSAGRSAEEFGQNTAQMVRQTRDTCPEAEFILIAPMTGNRDWVRLNHDVLPKYRDQLASLCGPGIALADMTSVWIEMMKRKKDADLTGNGVNHPNDFGHQVYAQVLSALLIQFVSNE, encoded by the coding sequence ATGTCGCTCCGTTCAGTCTATCTCGTCTACACACTGTTTCTCGCGGGATTTGTTTCGCAAGCCATTGTTACGCGAGCCCAGCAACCTGCGACGGACACGGCCACTTGGCAGTACTCTGCCGATCAACTGCGGCCGTTTTGGCTCAGCGACGTCGTGGAGCAGGAACCGGTGTTGTTCGTACGTGATCCCGAATCGGGCGAAGCACGCGGAACACTGTTGTTTCCGATTGACGAGATTCTGACGATGCGAAGTTCCTCGGGCGACATCACGTATCAACAGGGCGTGGACTATCAATTCACTCCCGGCAGTCGCCCGATCGTCATCCCCGCCGGTTCACGCGTGGTCACGACACCGCCGTCGGACCTGCGGAGACCGGCGAATTCGCAGAAACATCGGCTGACGCATCGCGACGGGAATGGGGAGATCCTGTTCGGCGCAAACCTGGAATACCACCGGATGCAAACGCACGTGACATACAAGAAAGCGGACGCCTCTTGGCCGCCGTCGATCCCCGCATTCAATCCCGATTCGCTTCCCAGGACGCTTGAAAAGCTGCGTCGCCAAAAGCCGCTTTCGATCGTGTTGCTCGGGGACAGTATTTCGACCGGTTGCAACGCATCACTTTGGGGAGGCGGGGCACCGTTTCAACCCGCATACCAAGACCTACTTGTCGAGCATCTGCGGCGGCACTATCAAACCGAAGTCACGTTGACCAATCTGTCGGTCGGCGGACAGTCGACCCCGTGGGGCATCTCAATGATCGACCAGGTCACGCCACACGATCCCGACCTGGTGATCCTGGCCTTTGGCATGAACGATTCCGCGGGACGTTCGGCGGAGGAGTTCGGTCAGAACACGGCCCAGATGGTTCGGCAAACGCGAGACACGTGCCCCGAAGCAGAATTCATTTTGATCGCTCCGATGACCGGCAACCGGGACTGGGTGCGGTTAAACCATGACGTGTTGCCGAAATACCGCGACCAATTGGCGTCGCTTTGCGGGCCCGGCATCGCGTTGGCCGATATGACCAGCGTCTGGATCGAAATGATGAAACGCAAGAAGGACGCGGACCTGACCGGCAACGGCGTCAACCATCCCAACGACTTCGGGCACCAGGTCTACGCTCAAGTGCTTTCGGCGTTGTTGATCCAATTCGTTTCCAATGAATGA
- a CDS encoding lactonase family protein: MNQPFRSRRSFLRTTVTLAAASPFVGGLVHAQGDEDSPPLIAYVGTFSSPLQDVLPTQVDLPPGNGRGIHLFRVDRTTGQLSAIGTQRMGTSPSCLAVNEAGTRLYSANETDRVGAAKEGSVSTFSIDRSSGELTPMGTVRSGGAGPTYISLHPSGRFLLVANYFGGSVAVLPVAADGQLGEPVDVKQDAGTIGPTQATNSPPGSFAISGHDRTHAHMIQSDPSGRYVLHCDLGLDKIFIWRFDDQTGTLTANDPPSISLPPGDGPRHFHFHPEGRWFYSIQEEGSTIVLFDYDSDAGRLTERQTISTLPAEFVGSNFCSEILVSADGRFVYAGNRLHDSVGIFSVGQTGELSYVGEEWTRGNYPRSFSFDPSGRFFYCLNQRADNIAIFEVNRQTGALDFTGHYAAVGNPSHMVFLDLAVQ; this comes from the coding sequence ATGAATCAACCCTTCCGTTCCCGACGTTCCTTCCTGAGAACCACGGTCACCTTGGCGGCAGCGAGTCCATTTGTCGGTGGGCTTGTCCATGCACAGGGCGATGAAGACTCGCCGCCGTTGATCGCGTACGTCGGCACGTTCAGTTCGCCGCTTCAGGATGTCTTGCCGACTCAGGTCGACTTGCCGCCGGGCAACGGGCGCGGCATTCATCTGTTTCGCGTCGATCGAACGACGGGGCAGCTGTCCGCGATCGGGACGCAGCGGATGGGGACCAGCCCCAGCTGCTTGGCCGTCAATGAGGCTGGCACGCGATTGTATTCGGCCAACGAAACCGATCGTGTCGGAGCGGCCAAGGAGGGTTCGGTCAGCACGTTTTCGATCGATCGATCTTCCGGTGAACTGACGCCGATGGGGACGGTTCGCAGCGGCGGTGCCGGCCCGACCTACATCAGCTTGCATCCGAGCGGGCGGTTCCTACTGGTCGCCAACTACTTCGGCGGCAGCGTGGCGGTGTTGCCGGTCGCCGCGGACGGACAGCTGGGGGAACCGGTCGACGTCAAACAGGACGCCGGAACGATCGGCCCGACACAAGCCACCAACTCCCCGCCGGGAAGCTTTGCCATCAGCGGTCACGACCGAACGCATGCCCACATGATTCAATCCGATCCGTCGGGACGGTATGTGCTGCACTGCGACTTGGGGCTGGACAAGATCTTTATATGGCGATTCGACGACCAAACAGGAACGCTGACCGCCAACGATCCGCCGTCGATTTCGCTGCCGCCGGGCGACGGGCCGCGACACTTTCATTTTCATCCGGAAGGGCGATGGTTCTACAGCATTCAAGAAGAAGGGTCGACGATCGTGCTGTTCGACTACGACTCCGATGCGGGACGATTGACGGAGCGACAAACCATCTCGACGCTACCGGCCGAGTTTGTCGGCAGCAACTTCTGCTCCGAGATCCTGGTCTCCGCCGATGGACGATTCGTCTACGCCGGCAACCGATTGCACGACAGTGTGGGGATCTTTTCGGTCGGTCAAACGGGAGAACTCAGCTACGTCGGCGAAGAGTGGACGCGGGGAAACTATCCACGTAGCTTCAGTTTTGACCCGTCGGGGCGGTTCTTTTATTGCCTGAACCAACGCGCCGACAACATCGCGATTTTCGAGGTGAATCGCCAAACCGGCGCACTGGATTTCACCGGCCACTACGCCGCCGTGGGAAACCCATCGCACATGGTGTTCCTGGATCTGGCTGTTCAATGA
- a CDS encoding BPL-N domain-containing protein has translation MMRPLYFVPPPTIHQLGRGISALQKTRSDRHPAGQVFLAGWFLVLAFALAVGPSPPAQGQVATSVTSPTITSGTLGAKATWNTPWYVIDSGHDGPTVLITGGIHGNEPAGARAAEQIRHWPIERGKLVVIPRVNRLGLAADIRWTPEHRNDRRRRDLNRSFPTDERDEALTDQSAAIWDFVMQHQPEWVFDLHEGFDFHRINPKSVGSSVIAFPSQRDFAKRIQRSVNVVMDPKHPFDLLAQNGPVVGSLARACGEQLGAASFIFETTFKDQPISLRTRQHRHMVSTALLSIGMITEDCVDRFTPAPQRGMTSVAVFDDSGANETKVLKVLDGRPELSVRLVGRDDMRPSVLEQFDVLVFPGGSGSKQGNAIGAQRRDHVRRFVRDGGGIVGICAGAYLCSSHYAWSLDLMNAAVFNKTVEIPGKGRKSMWYRGPATDVDVELTARAAEVLGVSGTIPIRYQNGPILSAGDDDSLPEFEPWAYFRSENGIYEPQKDTMIGAPAIVFARYGQGRVLAISPHFESTAGQADVIPLAIAHVRKRSIDPR, from the coding sequence ATGATGCGTCCTTTATACTTCGTCCCGCCGCCAACCATCCACCAACTCGGTCGAGGCATCTCCGCTTTGCAAAAAACACGATCGGATCGTCACCCGGCAGGTCAGGTCTTCCTTGCCGGTTGGTTTCTCGTTCTGGCATTCGCGCTGGCCGTGGGGCCTAGCCCACCGGCGCAGGGCCAGGTCGCGACATCGGTTACGTCGCCAACCATCACCTCGGGCACGCTCGGAGCGAAAGCGACCTGGAACACCCCGTGGTACGTCATCGACAGCGGGCATGACGGACCGACGGTATTGATTACCGGCGGCATTCACGGCAACGAACCGGCCGGGGCGCGAGCGGCCGAACAGATCCGTCATTGGCCGATCGAGCGTGGGAAACTGGTGGTCATTCCCCGAGTCAACCGGCTGGGGCTTGCAGCCGACATTCGCTGGACGCCGGAGCATCGAAACGACCGCCGGCGGCGCGATCTGAATCGCAGTTTTCCTACGGACGAGCGCGATGAAGCATTGACCGATCAGAGCGCCGCGATCTGGGATTTCGTCATGCAGCATCAGCCGGAGTGGGTGTTTGATCTACATGAAGGGTTCGACTTTCACCGCATCAATCCGAAATCGGTCGGGTCGAGTGTGATCGCGTTCCCCAGCCAACGCGACTTTGCCAAACGCATCCAACGATCCGTCAACGTGGTGATGGATCCCAAACATCCGTTCGATCTGCTGGCCCAAAACGGTCCCGTGGTGGGCAGTTTGGCTCGCGCGTGTGGCGAACAGTTGGGCGCGGCGAGTTTTATTTTCGAAACGACCTTCAAAGATCAACCGATCTCGCTGCGGACGCGTCAACATCGACACATGGTGTCGACCGCACTATTGTCGATCGGCATGATCACCGAGGACTGTGTCGATCGATTCACACCCGCTCCGCAACGCGGCATGACCAGCGTGGCGGTGTTCGACGATTCGGGCGCGAATGAAACGAAAGTCCTCAAGGTCCTTGATGGTCGGCCGGAGTTGTCGGTGCGGTTGGTCGGCCGAGATGACATGCGCCCGTCGGTTTTGGAGCAGTTCGATGTGCTGGTGTTTCCCGGTGGTTCGGGCAGCAAGCAAGGCAACGCGATCGGGGCGCAACGTCGCGATCATGTTCGCCGATTCGTTCGTGACGGCGGAGGAATCGTGGGGATCTGCGCCGGTGCCTATCTGTGTTCGTCGCACTATGCATGGTCGCTTGACTTGATGAACGCCGCCGTGTTCAACAAGACGGTGGAGATCCCCGGCAAGGGGCGAAAGTCGATGTGGTATCGTGGACCGGCCACCGACGTTGACGTCGAACTGACCGCTCGTGCGGCAGAGGTGCTGGGAGTTTCTGGAACAATACCGATCCGGTATCAAAACGGCCCGATCCTTTCTGCGGGTGACGACGACTCGCTACCCGAGTTTGAACCCTGGGCCTACTTCCGCAGCGAGAACGGAATCTACGAGCCACAAAAGGACACGATGATCGGTGCCCCGGCCATCGTGTTTGCACGTTATGGTCAAGGACGCGTATTGGCAATCAGCCCCCACTTCGAAAGCACCGCGGGACAGGCCGACGTGATTCCCCTCGCCATCGCCCACGTCCGCAAACGTTCGATTGATCCGCGGTAG